In Mercurialis annua linkage group LG6, ddMerAnnu1.2, whole genome shotgun sequence, the following are encoded in one genomic region:
- the LOC126686167 gene encoding (+)-neomenthol dehydrogenase yields MQVKEQNLYPASSPKDSDRWWSKDTVAIVTGANKGIGFSMVKQLAKMGLTVILTARNVERGRQAVEKLREDDDLRVHFYQLDISDPSSIKAFVSEFQKDFGVLDILVNNAAVSFNDIHENNVEHAETVITTNFYGPKLLIESLFPMFRRSNSITRILNMTSRLGTINKMKNPNMKEMLLNEDLSVEQIEEMVNKFLGNVKNGTWKNKGWPEIWTDYAVSKLALNSYSRILARKYNKEDYGLSVNCFCPGFTQTSMTKGKGTHSADDAAEFGAMLALLPPQLLPTGKFYIGFGPGFVSKL; encoded by the exons ATGCAAGTCAAAGAGCAAAACCTCTATCCCGCTTCTTCTCCCAAGGATTCCGACAG ATGGTGGTCAAAAGACACGGTGGCCATAGTCACCGGAGCGAACAAAGGGATCGGATTTTCAATGGTGAAGCAACTGGCGAAGATGGGATTAACGGTCATTTTAACGGCGAGAAATGTGGAAAGAGGGCGTCAAGCTGTTGAGAAGCTAAGAGAAGACGATGATCTACGTGTACACTTTTATCAACTTGACATATCCGATCCTTCTTCCATTAAAGCCTTTGTTTCTGAGTTTCAGAAAGACTTCGGAGTCTTGGATATTCTT GTGAACAATGCAGCAGTATCATTCAATGACATACATGAAAATAATGTAGAGCATGCAGAGACTGTTATCACAACTAATTTCTACGGTCCCAAATTGCTGATTGAGTCACTTTTCCCTATGTTTCGTCGATCCAATTCTATCACTCGGATCCTTAATATGACTTCAAGACTCGGAACCATCAAT AAAATGAAAAACCCTAATATGAAAGAGATGCTACTAAACGAAGACTTATCAGTGGAGCAAATAGAAGAAATGGTAAATAAATTTCTTGGAAATGTGAAGAATGGGACATGGAAAAACAAAGGGTGGCCAGAAATATGGACAGATTATGCAGTTTCAAAGCTTGCCCTAAATTCATATTCAAGGATTTTGGcaagaaaatataataaagagGATTATGGATTGAGTGTGAATTGTTTCTGCCCTGGCTTTACTCAGACTTCCATGACTAAAGGCAAAGGCACTCATAGCGCCGACGATGCGGCGGAGTTCGGTGCTATGCTGGCTTTGCTTCCTCCTCAACTTCTTCCGACTGGGAAATTTTATATAGGGTTTGGccctggttttgtttctaagTTATAA